The genomic region CGTGTCGACGGTGGTCGGCGCGGCGCTGCCCTTCGTCGAGCTGGCCCTGGGGGTGCTCCTGCTGCTCGGGCTGGCCACCAGGCTGGTCGCGGGCGTGTCCGCGGCGCTGCTGGTGGTCTTCATCGTCGGGATCGCCTCGGCCTGGGCGCGCGGCCTCTCCATCGACTGCGGCTGCTTCGGCAGCGGCGGGCAGCTCGCCGAGGGGCAGGCGCCGAGCTACCTCCCGGAGATCCTCCGGGACCTGGGATTCCTGGTGTTGGCGGGATTCCTGCTGATCTGGCCCCGCACGCCCGTCTCGGTGGACGGGTGGCTGACGGGTGACCCCGTCGTGGAGGACGAGGATGAGTAGTCGTAAGGGGCAGAAGGGCGCCTCCAAGGTCGTCCGGCAGCAGATCGCCCGGGAACGGCGACGCCGGCGGACGCTGTGGGTGTCGGTCGCCGCGGTGGTCGTCCTGGTGATCGCCGGCCTGATCGGCTGGAGCGTCTGGTCGAGCCAGCGGTCGGGCGACTTCACACCCCCCACCGGGTCCGTCGAGGGCGGCACGGGGGTGGTGGCCGGCTCCGGGCCGGTGACCGTCGACATCTACGAGGACTTCCTCTGCCCGGTCTGCAAGCAGTTCGAGCAGGCCAGCGGCGCCACCATCGACCAGCTGATCAGCGAGGGGAAGATCCGGGCCGTCTACCACCCGGTGGCGTACCTCAACCGCTTCTCCACCACCGAGTACTCGACCCGCTCGTCCGCCGCCGCCGGCTGCGCCGCCAACGCGGGCAAGTACAAGGAGTACGCCAAGGCGCTCTTCGAGCAGCAGCCGCCGGAGGGCAGCGCCGGGCTCACCGACGACCAGCTGATCGACATCGGCGCCGGCGTCGGGCTCGACCGCGACTCCTTCGGCTCCTGCGTACGCGACGGCTCGTTCAAGCCGTGGACCGAGCACGTCACCGAGCAGGCGAGCAGGAACAACATCACCGGCACCCCGACGGTGGTCATCGACGGCGAGCAGCTCGGCGACCGCTCGCCGGAGGGG from Micromonospora sp. WMMD812 harbors:
- a CDS encoding MauE/DoxX family redox-associated membrane protein, producing MTVTAPRARAAGWPAVRPWLGIAARLGLAAVWLLAGASKVDDLAASGRAVNAYQLLPYDVSTVVGAALPFVELALGVLLLLGLATRLVAGVSAALLVVFIVGIASAWARGLSIDCGCFGSGGQLAEGQAPSYLPEILRDLGFLVLAGFLLIWPRTPVSVDGWLTGDPVVEDEDE
- a CDS encoding thioredoxin domain-containing protein — encoded protein: MSSRKGQKGASKVVRQQIARERRRRRTLWVSVAAVVVLVIAGLIGWSVWSSQRSGDFTPPTGSVEGGTGVVAGSGPVTVDIYEDFLCPVCKQFEQASGATIDQLISEGKIRAVYHPVAYLNRFSTTEYSTRSSAAAGCAANAGKYKEYAKALFEQQPPEGSAGLTDDQLIDIGAGVGLDRDSFGSCVRDGSFKPWTEHVTEQASRNNITGTPTVVIDGEQLGDRSPEGIRAAVEAAGK